The following are encoded together in the Rhizobium sp. SSA_523 genome:
- a CDS encoding glutaminase, which produces MLDLQAVVEDIHAALVPRIGEGKVADYIPQLAQVDPGKFGLAVVDLDGRVYKAGDADEAFSIQSISKVFTLTLALGKHGETTWNRVGREPSGSAFNSIVQLEHEHGKPRNPFINAGAIVISDLVLAGHTPREAIGEIVRFVQYLADDAAVAIDPEVAKSETATGYRNIALANFMRSFGKLQHPVDHVLGVYFHQCALAMSCTQLARAGLFLANNGRTPLTGHTVVSSQRARRINALMLTCGHYDGSGDFAYHVGLPGKSGVGGGILAVAPGRASMAVWSPGLNKNGNSHIGSLALEMLASRTGWSVFGGPVAASGGP; this is translated from the coding sequence ATGCTGGACCTTCAGGCCGTTGTCGAAGACATTCACGCAGCGCTCGTCCCGCGGATCGGCGAAGGCAAGGTTGCCGATTACATTCCGCAATTGGCGCAGGTCGATCCCGGCAAATTCGGGCTGGCGGTCGTGGATCTGGACGGCCGCGTCTACAAAGCCGGCGATGCGGATGAGGCCTTTTCGATCCAGAGCATCTCCAAGGTCTTCACGCTGACCCTGGCGCTTGGCAAACATGGTGAGACCACCTGGAACAGGGTCGGGCGGGAACCCTCCGGTTCCGCCTTCAATTCCATCGTCCAGCTGGAACACGAACACGGAAAACCGCGCAACCCCTTTATCAATGCCGGGGCAATCGTGATCAGCGATCTGGTTCTCGCCGGCCATACGCCGCGTGAGGCGATCGGCGAGATCGTGCGTTTCGTTCAGTATCTGGCCGACGACGCCGCGGTTGCCATCGATCCCGAAGTGGCGAAATCCGAAACGGCGACGGGGTACCGCAACATCGCGCTCGCCAATTTCATGCGCTCCTTCGGCAAGCTGCAGCATCCGGTCGATCACGTCCTCGGTGTCTATTTCCATCAATGCGCTCTCGCCATGAGTTGCACGCAACTGGCGCGCGCCGGGCTGTTCCTCGCCAATAACGGCCGAACTCCCCTGACCGGTCATACTGTCGTCTCCAGCCAGAGGGCGCGGCGCATCAATGCCCTGATGCTCACCTGCGGGCACTATGACGGTTCGGGCGATTTCGCCTATCACGTCGGGCTTCCTGGCAAGAGCGGGGTGGGGGGCGGCATTCTGGCGGTGGCACCGGGCCGGGCATCCATGGCGGTATGGTCGCCGGGGCTCAACAAGAACGGCAATTCCCATATCGGTTCGCTGGCATTGGAGATGCTCGCCAGCCGGACAGGCTGGTCGGTTTTCGGCGGGCCGGTCGCCGCCTCGGGCGGCCCCTGA
- a CDS encoding MarR family transcriptional regulator, whose protein sequence is MTEPEPTLIDIEIITHGLEAKSKPETRLWLRMLSTTKLVSSEIRKRLRAEFGATLPQFDLMAQLYRENAGLRLGELSRRTMVTNGNVTGLVERLEAEGLVVRETPTADRRVTVARLTEHGNAVFAEMAKAHESWLRELMSDVEPGHIITLLDEIGHVKRSVANHVSGAEGE, encoded by the coding sequence ATGACCGAGCCTGAGCCAACATTGATTGACATCGAGATCATCACGCATGGCCTGGAGGCCAAATCCAAGCCTGAGACGCGGCTCTGGCTTCGCATGCTATCGACGACCAAGCTGGTCTCGAGCGAAATCCGCAAACGATTGCGCGCCGAATTCGGCGCGACATTGCCGCAATTCGACCTGATGGCGCAGCTCTACCGCGAAAATGCGGGTCTGCGGCTTGGCGAACTCTCCCGCCGGACCATGGTCACCAATGGCAATGTGACCGGCCTGGTGGAGCGCCTGGAGGCGGAGGGCCTGGTGGTGCGCGAGACGCCGACGGCGGATCGACGGGTCACCGTCGCCCGGCTGACCGAGCATGGCAATGCCGTTTTCGCGGAAATGGCGAAAGCGCATGAATCGTGGCTGCGGGAATTGATGAGCGATGTCGAACCTGGTCACATCATCACGCTGCTGGATGAGATCGGCCATGTGAAGCGGTCTGTGGCCAATCACGTCAGCGGTGCAGAGGGCGAATAG
- the purU gene encoding formyltetrahydrofolate deformylase: MKSYVLTVTCPTARGIVAALSGYLAEQGCNIIDSSQFDDFDTGRFFMRISFLSEQGIDRPALIEGLKPIVDAFSMQADIFDAAERMKVLLMVSRFGHCLNDLLYRWKIGALPIDIVGVVSNHFDYQKVVVNHDIPFHHIKVTKDNKPQAEAQLLDLVDQTGTELVVLARYMQVLSDDLCQKMSGRIINIHHSFLPSFKGANPYKQAYQRGVKLIGATAHYVTADLDEGPIIEQDTVRVTHAQSPDDYVSLGRDVEAQVLARAIHAHIHHRTFINGNRTIVFPPSPGSYASERMG, encoded by the coding sequence ATGAAAAGCTATGTCCTGACCGTAACCTGCCCGACCGCGCGCGGCATCGTCGCGGCGCTTTCAGGCTACCTGGCCGAGCAGGGCTGCAATATCATCGATTCCTCCCAATTCGATGATTTCGACACCGGCAGGTTTTTCATGCGGATCTCGTTCCTGTCGGAGCAGGGCATTGACCGGCCGGCACTGATCGAAGGGCTGAAGCCGATCGTCGACGCATTCTCGATGCAGGCCGATATTTTCGATGCGGCCGAGCGCATGAAGGTTCTGTTGATGGTCTCGCGCTTCGGCCACTGCCTGAACGACCTTCTCTACCGCTGGAAGATCGGCGCTCTGCCGATCGACATCGTCGGCGTGGTTTCCAATCATTTCGATTACCAGAAGGTGGTGGTCAATCACGACATCCCCTTCCACCACATCAAGGTGACGAAAGACAACAAGCCGCAAGCCGAGGCGCAGCTTCTCGATCTGGTCGACCAGACGGGCACGGAGCTGGTGGTCCTGGCGCGCTACATGCAGGTGCTTTCGGATGATCTATGCCAGAAAATGTCCGGCAGGATCATCAACATCCACCATTCCTTCCTGCCGAGTTTCAAGGGTGCCAATCCCTACAAGCAGGCCTATCAGCGTGGCGTGAAGCTGATCGGCGCCACGGCGCATTATGTCACGGCCGATCTCGACGAGGGTCCGATCATCGAGCAGGACACGGTGCGCGTCACCCATGCCCAATCGCCGGATGATTATGTGTCGCTGGGGCGGGATGTGGAGGCGCAGGTGCTGGCGCGCGCGATCCATGCGCATATTCATCATCGCACCTTCATCAACGGCAATCGCACGATCGTGTTTCCGCCCAGCCCGGGCAGCTATGCATCCGAGCGCATGGGGTGA
- a CDS encoding RES family NAD+ phosphorylase: protein MPEQRPVHWDATYRIIRSIHPPIDLFEDIADPEDWEALVAVEEKTNPRIRLQVGDLGKVPAHRRIAGPGASLVMAPFVHCSPLRPGRFSDGRYGLYYAGSSEAVALAETIHHHERFMRSTAEAPGWTSDFRLLVGQVQRDLHDVNGVPGVLDPDDYAASHVLGAKLRNGGSDGLVWNSVRHPSGECIGMFWPDVIPIPVQASHYCYHWDGSRVDYVRQYDTGRVYAVRPS from the coding sequence ATGCCGGAGCAGCGCCCGGTTCATTGGGACGCCACCTATCGCATCATCCGCTCCATCCACCCGCCGATCGATCTCTTTGAAGATATTGCCGATCCGGAAGACTGGGAAGCACTGGTGGCCGTGGAGGAAAAGACCAATCCGCGCATCCGGCTGCAGGTGGGGGATCTCGGCAAGGTTCCCGCGCATCGCCGCATTGCCGGGCCGGGCGCCAGCCTGGTAATGGCGCCATTCGTTCACTGTTCGCCGCTCCGGCCCGGTCGCTTCAGCGATGGCCGCTACGGCCTTTATTACGCCGGCAGCAGCGAAGCCGTTGCCTTGGCGGAAACCATCCATCATCACGAGCGGTTCATGCGCTCGACGGCCGAAGCTCCCGGCTGGACCTCGGATTTCCGCCTGCTGGTTGGCCAGGTGCAGCGTGACCTGCATGATGTGAACGGCGTGCCGGGCGTTCTCGACCCGGACGACTATGCGGCTTCCCATGTTCTGGGCGCGAAACTGCGCAACGGCGGCAGCGATGGCCTGGTGTGGAACAGCGTCCGCCATCCGTCGGGCGAGTGTATCGGCATGTTCTGGCCGGACGTGATTCCCATTCCGGTCCAGGCCAGCCATTACTGCTATCACTGGGATGGGTCCCGGGTTGATTATGTTCGGCAATACGATACCGGGCGCGTCTACGCGGTCCGCCCCTCCTGA
- a CDS encoding MbcA/ParS/Xre antitoxin family protein has translation MQLELVQSRFDHENGRSITDEEAAALARTTVNLFRVWELSDSEACTLLGGMAPRTFARWKEGRIGRIDRDLRMRMAHLMGIHKGLRYLFKDAQRGYAWVRKPNQAFGGLSALDLMLRGDMADLAGLREWLNAERGAW, from the coding sequence ATGCAGCTTGAGCTTGTCCAGTCGCGATTTGACCATGAGAATGGGCGTTCTATCACGGACGAGGAAGCGGCTGCGCTGGCGCGAACCACGGTAAACCTCTTCCGCGTTTGGGAGCTGTCGGATTCCGAGGCCTGCACATTGCTGGGAGGAATGGCTCCGCGCACATTTGCACGCTGGAAAGAGGGGCGGATCGGCCGGATCGATCGCGACCTGCGCATGCGCATGGCCCATCTGATGGGCATTCACAAGGGTCTTCGCTACCTGTTCAAGGATGCCCAGCGCGGCTATGCCTGGGTCCGCAAACCCAATCAGGCCTTTGGCGGCCTTTCGGCGCTGGATCTCATGCTGCGCGGCGATATGGCGGATCTTGCCGGCTTGCGGGAATGGCTGAACGCGGAGCGCGGCGCGTGGTAG
- the mmsB gene encoding multiple monosaccharide ABC transporter permease — translation MTTPETTAPAPQSAAGFLKDNLREYGMLMSLVVIVLFFQFATDGILLKPLNLTNIILQNSYIVIMALGMLMVIVTGHIDLSVGSVAGFIGAIAAVMMVQYNVNFVVAAVLCLILGGAIGAAQGFWVAYFKIPSFIVTLAGMLVFKGLMISVLDGRSIGPFPPIFQKLSSGFIPEVFSMDGLYLTSLIIGLILAVILIWQNVKSRARHISHGIENEPFGFFIVKNLVIFGVVGYLSYLIASHRGMPNVLIIMAVLIAAYGFFTNRTIIGRQIYAVGGNIRAAELSGVKTARLTFFTFVNMGVLAALAGLVFAARLNTATPKAGIGFELDVIAACFIGGASAYGGVGKVTGAVIGAFIMGVMNNGMSILGIGIDYQQVIKGLVLLGAVCVDVYNQRR, via the coding sequence ATGACCACGCCAGAGACCACCGCACCGGCGCCGCAGTCTGCGGCCGGTTTTCTCAAGGACAATCTGCGCGAATATGGAATGCTGATGTCGCTTGTCGTCATCGTGCTGTTTTTCCAGTTCGCCACGGACGGCATTCTCCTGAAGCCGCTGAACCTGACGAATATCATCCTGCAAAACAGCTATATCGTCATCATGGCGCTCGGCATGCTGATGGTCATCGTCACCGGCCATATCGATCTCTCGGTCGGCTCCGTGGCAGGCTTCATCGGTGCCATCGCGGCCGTGATGATGGTGCAGTACAATGTCAATTTCGTCGTCGCTGCCGTGCTCTGCCTCATCCTTGGCGGCGCCATCGGCGCGGCCCAGGGATTCTGGGTCGCCTATTTCAAGATCCCGTCCTTCATCGTGACCCTTGCGGGCATGCTGGTCTTCAAGGGTCTGATGATCTCGGTGCTTGACGGCCGCTCCATCGGGCCCTTCCCGCCGATCTTCCAGAAGCTGTCATCCGGCTTCATCCCGGAAGTCTTTTCCATGGACGGGCTTTACCTGACCTCGCTGATCATCGGCCTGATCCTGGCCGTCATCCTGATCTGGCAGAACGTCAAGAGCCGGGCACGCCACATTTCCCACGGCATTGAAAACGAGCCCTTCGGCTTCTTCATCGTGAAGAATCTCGTGATCTTCGGCGTGGTCGGTTACCTGTCCTACCTCATCGCCTCGCATCGCGGCATGCCGAACGTGCTCATCATCATGGCGGTGCTGATCGCGGCCTATGGTTTCTTCACCAACCGCACGATCATCGGCCGGCAGATCTATGCCGTCGGCGGCAATATCCGCGCAGCCGAACTCTCGGGCGTGAAAACGGCCAGGCTCACCTTCTTCACCTTCGTCAATATGGGCGTGCTTGCAGCACTTGCCGGCCTCGTCTTCGCCGCACGCCTGAACACGGCGACGCCGAAGGCTGGTATCGGATTCGAGCTCGATGTCATCGCCGCCTGCTTCATCGGCGGTGCCTCCGCTTATGGCGGCGTGGGCAAGGTTACCGGCGCGGTCATCGGAGCCTTCATCATGGGCGTCATGAACAACGGCATGTCCATTCTCGGCATCGGCATCGATTACCAGCAGGTGATCAAGGGGCTGGTGCTCTTGGGTGCCGTCTGCGTCGACGTCTACAACCAGCGTCGTTGA
- the mmsA gene encoding multiple monosaccharide ABC transporter ATP-binding protein, with amino-acid sequence MLAPVIGAERPPILEMRGISKSFGAVKALSDVSFTVREGEIHALVGENGAGKSTLMKVLSGVYPHGSYEGSILYAGEERRFRDINDTEALGIIIIHQELALIPLMSIAENIFLGNAPSRFGVIDRHAVHERTKALLAKVGLTEQPDTLITNLGVGKQQLVEIAKALAKDVRLLILDEPTASLNEKDSAALLELLKEFRRQGITSILISHKLNEISEVADQITVLRDGRSVGTLDCHVDQISEDEIIRRMVDRDMESRYPKRTPKIGEVIFEVENWSVYHPQHSHRQVVKNVGMSVRAGEIVGISGLMGAGRTEFAMSVFGRSWGRNITGTVRMKGQPVDVSTVNRAIGAGLAYVTEDRKHLGLILSEDIRKNISLANLPGVSRRNVIDDISEMKIAQEFRGRMRIRSHNVYQETGKLSGGNQQKVVLSKWLFTEPDLLILDEPTRGIDVGAKYEIYSIINELADAGKAVVVISSEMPELIGICDRILVMHEGEFVGEVAGKDATQENIMRAIMRRKERDE; translated from the coding sequence ATGCTTGCTCCCGTGATTGGGGCCGAACGTCCGCCAATTTTGGAGATGCGCGGCATTTCCAAGTCCTTTGGCGCCGTCAAGGCCCTTTCCGACGTCAGCTTTACCGTGCGCGAAGGTGAAATCCACGCCTTGGTGGGCGAGAATGGCGCCGGCAAATCGACACTGATGAAGGTTCTGTCCGGCGTCTACCCGCATGGCAGTTACGAAGGTTCCATCCTGTATGCTGGCGAAGAGCGCCGCTTCCGCGACATCAACGATACGGAAGCGCTCGGCATCATCATCATCCATCAGGAACTGGCCCTGATCCCGCTGATGTCGATTGCGGAGAATATTTTCCTCGGCAATGCACCCTCGCGCTTCGGCGTGATCGATCGGCATGCCGTGCACGAGCGCACCAAGGCGCTGCTGGCCAAGGTCGGTCTGACGGAGCAGCCTGACACGCTCATCACCAATCTTGGCGTGGGCAAGCAGCAGCTGGTGGAAATCGCCAAGGCGCTGGCCAAGGATGTGCGGCTATTGATCCTCGATGAGCCGACCGCTTCGCTGAACGAGAAGGACAGTGCCGCGCTGCTGGAACTGCTGAAGGAGTTCCGCAGGCAGGGCATCACCTCCATCCTGATCAGTCACAAGCTGAACGAGATTTCCGAAGTGGCCGATCAGATCACGGTCCTGCGCGACGGACGGTCCGTCGGCACGCTCGATTGTCATGTCGACCAGATCTCCGAAGACGAGATCATCCGCCGCATGGTGGATCGCGACATGGAGAGCCGCTATCCGAAGCGCACGCCGAAGATCGGCGAGGTGATCTTCGAGGTCGAGAACTGGTCCGTCTACCACCCGCAGCATTCGCACCGCCAGGTGGTGAAGAATGTCGGCATGTCGGTGCGCGCCGGCGAGATCGTCGGCATTTCCGGCCTGATGGGTGCCGGTCGTACCGAATTTGCGATGAGCGTTTTTGGCCGCTCCTGGGGGCGCAACATTACCGGAACCGTCCGCATGAAGGGGCAGCCGGTCGATGTGTCGACCGTCAACCGCGCCATCGGCGCCGGCCTCGCCTATGTCACCGAGGACAGGAAACACCTCGGCCTCATCCTCTCGGAGGATATCCGCAAGAACATATCGCTTGCCAACCTGCCGGGCGTTTCGCGACGCAATGTCATCGACGATATCTCCGAGATGAAGATTGCCCAGGAGTTTCGCGGCCGCATGCGCATCCGCAGCCACAATGTCTATCAGGAAACAGGCAAGCTTTCGGGCGGCAATCAGCAAAAGGTGGTTCTGTCCAAATGGCTCTTCACGGAGCCGGATCTTCTGATCCTGGACGAGCCGACGCGCGGCATCGATGTCGGCGCGAAATACGAGATCTATTCCATCATCAATGAGCTCGCGGATGCCGGAAAGGCAGTCGTGGTGATTTCCTCGGAAATGCCGGAACTGATCGGGATCTGCGATCGCATCCTGGTCATGCATGAGGGTGAGTTCGTCGGCGAGGTTGCCGGCAAGGACGCCACCCAGGAGAACATCATGCGCGCCATCATGCGCCGCAAGGAGAGAGACGAATGA
- the chvE gene encoding multiple monosaccharide ABC transporter substrate-binding protein, protein MFAALTMSAPAGAADKGLVGVAMPTKSSARWIADGDNMVKVLKERGYDVDLQYAEDDVPNQLAQIENMVTKGAKVLVIASIDGTTLSDVLQQAADQKIKVIAYDRLIRDTPNVDYYATFDNFQVGVLQATSLVKALKADTEAGPFNIELFGGSPDDNNAYFFYNGAMSVLQPLIDKGVLKVASGQMGMDKVSTLRWDGATAQARMDAILSAFYADKKLNAVLSPYDGISIGILSSLKGVGYGSGDMAMPFVSGQDAEVPSVKSIIAGEQYSTIFKDTRELAKVTVDMVDAVMSGKEPTVNDTKTYDNGKKVVPSYLLKPVAVDKSNWKDVLIGSGYYTEDQVK, encoded by the coding sequence ATGTTCGCAGCCTTGACCATGTCTGCCCCGGCCGGCGCCGCGGATAAGGGCCTTGTCGGCGTTGCCATGCCGACAAAGTCCTCGGCCCGCTGGATCGCCGATGGAGACAACATGGTGAAGGTCCTGAAGGAACGCGGCTATGACGTTGACCTGCAATATGCGGAAGACGATGTGCCGAACCAGCTCGCCCAGATCGAGAACATGGTCACCAAGGGCGCCAAGGTTCTGGTCATCGCCTCGATCGACGGCACGACCCTCTCGGACGTGCTGCAGCAGGCTGCCGACCAGAAGATCAAGGTCATTGCCTATGACCGTCTGATCCGCGATACGCCGAATGTCGACTACTACGCGACCTTCGACAATTTCCAGGTCGGCGTTCTGCAGGCCACCTCGCTGGTCAAGGCTCTCAAGGCCGATACCGAGGCTGGCCCGTTCAATATCGAACTGTTCGGCGGTTCGCCCGACGATAACAATGCCTACTTCTTCTACAATGGGGCCATGAGCGTCCTGCAGCCGCTGATCGACAAGGGCGTGCTGAAGGTCGCTTCCGGCCAGATGGGCATGGACAAGGTGTCTACCCTGCGTTGGGACGGTGCAACCGCCCAGGCCCGCATGGACGCCATCCTGTCTGCCTTCTATGCCGACAAGAAGCTGAACGCCGTCCTGTCGCCTTATGACGGGATCTCGATCGGCATCCTCTCCTCGCTGAAGGGCGTCGGTTACGGTTCGGGCGACATGGCGATGCCGTTCGTCTCCGGCCAGGATGCGGAAGTCCCCTCCGTCAAGTCGATCATTGCCGGCGAGCAGTATTCCACCATCTTCAAGGATACGCGCGAACTGGCCAAGGTCACCGTCGACATGGTGGATGCGGTCATGAGCGGCAAGGAGCCGACGGTCAACGACACGAAGACCTATGACAACGGCAAGAAGGTGGTCCCGTCCTACCTGCTGAAGCCGGTCGCGGTCGACAAGTCGAACTGGAAGGACGTCCTGATCGGTTCCGGTTACTACACGGAAGACCAGGTTAAGTAA
- a CDS encoding IlvD/Edd family dehydratase produces the protein MSNDTLPTKTASAPNGRLRSRAWFDNPSNADMTALYLERYMNFGLSQAELQSDRPIIGIAQTGSDLSPCNRHHLELAARLREGIREAGGIAIEFPVHPIQETGKRPTAGLDRNLAYLGLVEVLYGYPLDGVILTIGCDKTTPACLMAAATVNIPAIAFSVGPMLNGWFRGERTGSGTIVWKARELLAKGEIDYAGFVKLVASSAPSTGYCNTMGTATTMNSLAEALGMQLPGSAAIPAPYRDRQEMAYLTGLRIVDMVKEDLKPSDIMTKEAFINAIRVNSAIGGSTNAPIHLNGLARHLGVELSVDDWQTYGEDVPLLVNLQPAGEYLGEDYYHAGGVPAVVNQLMGQGLINEDALTVNGKTIGENCRGAVIEDEKVIRPFDRPLKERAGFRVLRGNLFSSAIMKTSVISKEFRDRYLSNPTDPDAFEGRAVVFDGPEDYHHRIDDPSLGIDAHTVLFMRGAGPIGYPGAAEVVNMRAPDYLLKQGVTSLPCIGDGRQSGTSGSPSILNASPEAAAGGGLAILKTGDRVRIDVGRGTADILISEEELASRYAALETQGGYHYPQHQTPWQEIQRGIVGQMETGAVLEPAVKYQRIAQTKGIPRDNH, from the coding sequence ATGAGCAACGATACCCTGCCTACCAAGACCGCTTCCGCACCCAATGGCCGGCTGCGCTCGCGCGCCTGGTTCGACAATCCCTCCAATGCCGACATGACGGCGCTCTATCTGGAGCGTTACATGAACTTCGGTCTCAGCCAGGCGGAACTGCAGTCGGACCGTCCCATCATCGGCATTGCACAGACGGGGTCCGACCTTTCGCCCTGCAACCGGCATCATCTGGAACTGGCGGCGCGCCTGCGCGAAGGCATTCGTGAGGCGGGTGGAATCGCGATCGAATTTCCGGTCCATCCGATCCAGGAAACCGGCAAGCGGCCCACGGCAGGCCTCGACCGCAACCTTGCCTATCTGGGCCTGGTGGAGGTTCTCTACGGTTACCCGCTGGATGGCGTCATCTTGACGATCGGCTGCGACAAGACCACGCCCGCCTGTCTGATGGCGGCTGCAACGGTCAATATTCCGGCAATCGCCTTCTCCGTCGGCCCCATGCTCAACGGCTGGTTCCGTGGCGAGCGCACCGGCTCCGGCACCATCGTGTGGAAGGCCCGCGAATTGCTGGCCAAGGGCGAGATCGACTATGCCGGCTTCGTCAAGCTGGTGGCATCCTCGGCTCCATCGACCGGCTATTGCAACACGATGGGCACTGCGACCACGATGAATTCGCTGGCCGAGGCGCTCGGCATGCAGTTGCCCGGATCCGCGGCCATTCCGGCGCCCTATCGCGACCGCCAGGAAATGGCCTATCTCACCGGCCTACGTATCGTCGACATGGTGAAGGAGGATCTGAAGCCGTCCGACATCATGACGAAGGAAGCCTTCATCAATGCCATCCGCGTCAATTCCGCGATCGGCGGTTCCACAAATGCGCCGATCCATCTGAACGGCCTGGCACGCCATCTCGGTGTCGAGCTTTCGGTGGATGATTGGCAAACTTATGGCGAAGACGTGCCGCTGCTGGTCAACCTGCAGCCGGCCGGCGAATATCTCGGCGAAGACTATTATCATGCCGGCGGTGTTCCGGCCGTTGTCAACCAGTTGATGGGGCAGGGCCTGATCAACGAGGACGCTCTGACGGTCAACGGCAAGACGATCGGTGAAAACTGTCGCGGTGCCGTGATCGAGGATGAAAAGGTCATTCGACCCTTCGATCGGCCGCTCAAGGAGCGCGCCGGGTTTAGGGTTCTGCGCGGCAATCTCTTCTCTTCGGCGATCATGAAGACGAGCGTCATCTCCAAGGAGTTCCGCGACCGTTATCTGTCCAACCCGACGGATCCCGATGCCTTCGAAGGGCGTGCGGTGGTCTTTGACGGACCGGAGGATTACCATCATCGCATCGACGACCCGTCGCTCGGCATCGATGCCCATACGGTGCTCTTCATGCGCGGCGCCGGCCCGATCGGCTATCCGGGCGCGGCTGAAGTCGTCAACATGCGGGCGCCCGATTACCTGCTGAAGCAGGGCGTCACCTCGCTGCCCTGCATCGGCGATGGCCGTCAGTCCGGCACCTCCGGCAGCCCGTCCATCCTCAACGCCTCGCCGGAAGCGGCCGCTGGCGGCGGTCTCGCCATCCTCAAGACGGGCGATCGGGTCCGCATCGATGTGGGCCGCGGCACGGCCGATATCCTGATTTCCGAGGAGGAGCTGGCGTCCCGCTACGCGGCGCTCGAAACGCAGGGCGGATATCATTATCCGCAGCATCAGACACCATGGCAGGAAATCCAGCGCGGAATTGTCGGGCAAATGGAGACCGGCGCCGTCCTGGAACCTGCTGTCAAGTATCAGCGGATCGCGCAGACCAAAGGCATCCCGCGCGACAACCACTGA
- a CDS encoding Gfo/Idh/MocA family protein: MSSIRLAIVGLGKIARDQHLQAIEATDGIELVAVASRHATLDGVHCFSDIDALLASDVEVDAVSLCTPPQGRFEQARAALLAGKHVMLEKPPGASVAEVFALDQLARQQGRTLFATWHSREAAAVEPARQLLAKRSIRSVHVEWKEDVRHWHPGQDWIWEPGGLGVFDPGINALSIVTRIMPETFHLTASDLSFPANRAAPIAAELSFKTAAGVPLSASFDWRQTGPQTWDIRIETTEGPVVLTHGGSRLEVNGDAQIVEKDREYRNLYRQFQSLVTSGQSDTDFTPLVHVADAFMLGRRHVVDAFED, from the coding sequence ATGTCTTCCATCCGTCTCGCCATCGTCGGTCTCGGCAAAATTGCAAGGGACCAGCATCTGCAGGCCATCGAAGCGACGGACGGCATCGAGCTCGTTGCCGTTGCCAGTCGCCACGCCACGCTCGACGGCGTTCACTGCTTCTCGGATATCGACGCGCTGCTGGCCTCGGATGTCGAGGTCGACGCCGTCTCTCTCTGCACGCCGCCGCAGGGTCGGTTCGAGCAGGCGCGGGCGGCGCTGCTGGCCGGCAAGCACGTGATGCTGGAAAAGCCTCCGGGCGCTTCCGTGGCGGAGGTCTTCGCGCTCGACCAGTTGGCCAGGCAGCAAGGCCGCACCCTGTTTGCCACCTGGCATTCGCGCGAGGCTGCAGCCGTCGAGCCGGCGCGCCAGCTTCTCGCCAAGCGCAGCATTCGCTCCGTTCATGTCGAGTGGAAGGAGGATGTGCGTCACTGGCACCCCGGCCAGGACTGGATCTGGGAGCCCGGCGGGCTCGGCGTCTTCGATCCGGGCATCAACGCCCTGTCGATCGTGACGCGCATCATGCCGGAGACTTTCCATCTGACGGCCTCCGATCTGTCCTTCCCGGCCAACCGTGCCGCGCCGATCGCAGCGGAACTTTCGTTCAAGACAGCCGCCGGCGTGCCGCTGTCGGCCTCCTTCGATTGGCGTCAGACGGGGCCGCAGACCTGGGATATCCGCATCGAGACCACCGAGGGACCGGTCGTGCTGACCCATGGCGGCAGCCGGCTCGAGGTCAATGGCGATGCTCAGATCGTCGAGAAGGATCGCGAGTACCGCAACCTCTACCGCCAGTTCCAGTCGCTGGTGACGTCCGGCCAGTCCGATACGGATTTCACGCCGCTCGTTCATGTGGCTGATGCCTTCATGCTCGGGCGCCGCCATGTGGTGGATGCCTTCGAGGATTGA